Proteins encoded by one window of Passer domesticus isolate bPasDom1 chromosome 10, bPasDom1.hap1, whole genome shotgun sequence:
- the GBX2 gene encoding homeobox protein GBX-2: MSAAFQPSLMMMQRPLGSSTAFSIDSLIGSPPPPAPGHFVYTGYPMFMPYRPVVLPPPPPPPALPPAHPHHHPLPSLPSGFCSSLAQGMALTSTLMATLPGTFPASPQHQEAARKFAPPGNFEKGEGMPPDGGGDDGKAFLGKDGALLPFPAADAVQASLAGALRGPGKEDPKAEEDAKGKEESFSMDSDLDYSSDDNIPGQAAHKEEDSGNALEESAQNPPSSSSTTSTGKNRRRRTAFTSEQLLELEKEFHCKKYLSLTERSQIAHALKLSEVQVKIWFQNRRAKWKRVKAGNANSKTGEPSRNPKIVVPIPVHVSRFAIRSQHQQLEQARP; this comes from the exons ATGAGCGCGGCTTTCCAGCCCTCGCTGATGATGATGCAGCGCCCGCTGGGAAGCAGCACGGCCTTCAGCATCGACTCGCTGATCGGCAgccccccgccgcccgcccccgggCACTTCGTGTACACCGGCTACCCCATGTTCATGCCCTACCGGCCCGTggtgctgccgccgccgccgccgccgcccgcgctgCCGCCCGCGCACCCGCACCACCACCCGCTGCCCAGCCTGCCCTCCGGcttctgctccagcctggcccagggcatGGCGCTCACCTCCACGCTCATGGCCACGCTGCCCGGCACCTTCCCCGCCTCGCCGCAGCACCAGGAGGCCGCCAGGAAGTTCGCGCCGCCGGGCAACTTCGAGAAAGGCGAGGGGATGCCCCCGGACGGCGGCGGCGACGACGGCAAAGCCTTCCTGGGCAAGGACGGGgccctcctgcccttccccgcCGCCGACGCCGTCCAGGCTTCCCTCG ccgGGGCTCTGCGCGGCCCGGGCAAGGAGGACCCCAAGGCGGAGGAGGACGCCAAAGGCAAGGAGGAAAGTTTCTCCATGGACAGCGACCTCGATTACAGCTCGGACGACAACATCCCCGGGCAGGCGGCTCACAAGGAGGAGGACTCTGGCAACGCGCTGGAGGAGAGCGCCCAGAACccgcccagctccagcagcaccacgtCCACGGGCAAAAACCGGCGGAGGCGAACAGCCTTCACCAgcgagcagctgctggagctggagaaggaattcCACTGCAAAAAGTACCTGTCCCTGACCGAGAGGTCCCAGATCGCTCACGCCCTCAAACTCAGCGAGGTGCAGGTGAAAATCTGGTTCCAGAACAGGCGGGCCAAATGGAAACGGGTCAAGGCGGGCAACGCCAACTCCAAGACGGGGGAGCCGTCGCGGAACCCCAAGATCGTGGTGCCCATCCCGGTGCACGTCAGCAGGTTCGCGATCAGGagtcagcaccagcagctggagcaagCCCGGCCCTGA